Genomic DNA from Candidatus Sphingomonas phytovorans:
CGGCGGCGGTGACTGCCCTGGCCTCGTCCGGCCTGGCATCGGCCGCCTTGCCGTCCTCGCTCTTCCCGATCTCCGGCCGCACGTCATAGGACAGGCCGGTCGCGCCGGCGGGGTCGCCCATATGGAAACGCCAGCCGGCATTGATCGAGACCCGCTCGCGCGGCACGGTCTCGGCATTGGCACCGGACGCGTCGAGCATTGCCATGAGCATCAGCGCGAACAGCCGAGCGATGGTTTGAGCTAGCGCTGCCACTGACATCATCTCCCCGCGCGGCGACCTTTCCGGTCGCGCCTTTTCCCGAAACGGGGTGAGGCTATGGTTGCGGGGCCGTCCTGGTCAAGAAATTTGTAGGAGTTATTATCTCTATCTGCCTCCCCTCACCTTCCTCGGCGAAGGCCGGGGTCCAGTTGGGGAACGTCGAGAAACAAATGCCGTGCGTCGTCACAAGGGCCTTCCCGACTGGACCCCGGCCTTTGCCGGGGAAGGTCAGAGGAGAGCAAGGCGAGAGGGGGAAGTCTCAGCCCCCGCCCGGCTCCATGGCCAGTTCGGTATCCTCAAGCGCGCGGCGGATCAGGTCGGCCATCGCAACGCGCGCTGCTTCCGGGTTCGCATCAGCGATCGCGTCGTACAGTAGCTGATGCTCGGGCAACGGGTCGCGCGGCAGCTTGCGGTTGCGCTGCTTGAAGATGGTGGTCCAGCCGACCGCCGCGGCGATGGTGCTGGACAAGGTGGTCAGCGGCTCGTTGCGCGTCGCCTCCAGGATCAGGTGATGGAAATGCTGGTCGGCCACCCGCCCCTCGGGCGTGGCGAGGCCGTAGCGCCCCATCTCCTCAAGCGCATGCCCCATCTGCGCCAGTTCACGTCCCGTCCGGCGCTCAGCCGCGAGCGCGGCGGCAGCCGGCTCGACGATCATGCGCAGCTCGAACAGGCTGCGGATGAACACCTCGCTCGGCTCGCCCTCGAACATCCAGGCAAGCACGTCGGGATCGAGCAGGTTCCAGCGGCTGCGCGGGCTGACGCTGGTGCCCGCCTTGGGCCGGCTTTCGACCAGGCCCTTGGCCATCAGCATGCGCACCGCCTCGCGATAGACGCTGCGCGACACGTGGAGTTGTTCGGCGAACTCGATCTCGCCGGGCAGGACATCGCCCGGCTTGTACACCCCCGTGACGATCTCGACGCCCAGATCATGCGCGATCGTGCCGTGGATCCGGCGGCCCTTTGGTTGCTGTCCCGGCGTCACGTGTTCCCCATCCGCCTTCCCTCCGTTCGGCCCGCCATCTTCGCGGAAAGGGCCGCATTCCGATACCCCTAGAGTATCCTTATCCGAACATCACGTGCCGGTTCGATCACGATCGGATTGCGCGCCGGCAGGCGGAAGGGCGGCGCCTCGATCTCGAACACGTCCCCCGGCTCGGTACGGATGCCTTCGGAGAAGGACAGGGTCGCCGTGCCGAAGAAATGGACATGCACATCGCCGGGATGGCGGAACAGGTCGTATTTGAAATGATGATGTTCGAGATTGGCGATGCTGTGCGACATGTTCGCCTCTCCCGTCACGAACGGACGTTCCCACAGGGTCTCGCCGTTCCGCACGATCCGGCTGGTGCCACGGATATCCTCGGGCAGATCGCCAAGCAGCAGTTCCGGCCCCAATGCCGCGGCGCGCAGCTTCGAATGGGCGAGCCAGAGATAATTGCCGCGCTCCGTCACATGATCGGAAAATTCATTGCCGATCGCGAAGCCGAGCCTGACCGGATTGCCCTCGCCGTCGATCAGATAGATGCCGGCAATCTCCGGCTCCTCCCCCGCATCGAGCGCGAAGGCGGGTGAACGCAACGGCGCGCCCGGCGCGGCAAGCTGTTCGCCATTTCCCTTGTAGAACCATTCGGGCTGTGCGCCGGTCTCGCCCGCGCCGGGCTTGCCGCCCTCCACGCCCATCAGGAACATGCGCATCGAATCGGTCTGCTGCGCCGCCTCGGTCATCGAGCGGTGCATCTTGTCGCGTCCCTCGGCCGACCCGAGATGAGTGAGGCCAGTGCCCGTCAGCAGCAGATGCGCCGGATCCCCATGGTCGATCGGCGACAGCAAGGTGACCGTCTCCAGATCGACCACCCCAGCATAGCCGGCCAGGGCCGCCTGATCGACCAGACCATTGCCCGCCACCAGCGCGGCCTCGGCGAGCGCGCGCACGCTTTCCACCCCGACCAGCCGTTGCGGCGGTTGTTCGCCGCGCAGCATGGCAACGCCGCGCGTGCCTCCGGCATCGATGAACTGCACCAGCGACGTCCGCATATCCCCTCCCACTATCGTCAAACTTTATCCGCTTGCGTAATCATATACTCAGACAATAAACTAAAGCCAGTCGTCGTCGAACGGCATCATGGGAGGATACGGACAATGGCGGCATCGAAACGGTTGAGAACGGGCGCGCGGATCGCGCTGGCGGCGGCGCTTGTCTTCGCGTCGGGTGCGGCCTGGGCGCAGGCGCGCGAGGCGAGCGTGACCGTTCATGCCGACAAGCCCGGGCCCAAGGTGCAGCGCGAGATCTTCGGCCAGTTCGCCGAGCATCTCGGCACCGGCATCTATGGCGGGCTGTGGGTGGGCAAGAATTCCCGAATTCCCAACAGCGACGGCTTCCGCAACGACGTGATCGCCGCGTTGCGCGCGATCAAGGTGCCGCTGATCCGCTGGCCGGGCGGCTGCTTCGCCGACGAATATCACTGGCGCGAGGGCGTGGGCGCGAAACGGCCGGTGAAGGTCAACACTCATTGGGGCGGCGTTACCGAGCCCAATTCGGTCGGCACGCACGAGTTCATGAACTTCACCGAGCTGGTCGGCGCCGAGGCCTATGTCTCCGGCAATGTCGGCAGCGGCTCGCCGCAGGAAATGGCCGACTGGGTCGAATATATGACCTCGCCGACCGCCTCGACACTCGCCAATGAGCGCCGCGCGAACGGCCGCAAGGAACCGTGGAAGCTTCCCTATTTCGGCCTCGGCAACGAGCTATGGGGCTGCGGCGGCAACATGCGGCCCGACTATGCAGCGAACGAGACGCGGCGCTACGCCACCTTCGTAAAGGCGCCAGCAAACACGAAGATCCTGAAGATCGCGAGCGGCGCCAGCGATTCGAACTATGAGTGGACCGACGTGATGATGCGCGACGCCGGCGACCGCATCGACGGCCTGGGCGTGCATTACTACACCGTGCCCGATGACTGGAAACGGAAGGGGGCCGCAACCGGCTTCGACGAGGCGAGCTGGGCGCGCACCCTGTCCAAGACGCTGCTCATGGACGAGTATGTGACGAAGCACAGCGCGGTCATGGACAAGTATGATCCGGAACGCCGCGTGTGGCTGGCGGTCGACGAATGGGGCACCTGGTACGATCCGACACCGGGCAGCAATCCCGGTTTCCTTCAGCAGCAGAACAGCCTGCGCGATGCGCTGGTCGCCGCGATCAACCTCAACATCTTCACCCGCCATGCCGAGCGCGTGAAGATGGCCAACATCGCCCAGATGATCAACGTGCTTCAGGCGATGATCCTGACCGATGGCGACAAGATGGTGGTCACGCCGACCTATCAGGTGTTCGGCATGTACGTGCCATGGCAGGACGCGACTCAATTGCCGGTCGACCAGACCAGCCCATGGTACAACAAGGATCAATGGACCATGGCGTCGCTCAACACATCGGCCGTGCGCGGCGCCGACGGCGCGGTGCATGTGTCGCTGGCGAATCTCGATCCGGTGAATACGCTGACCGTGACTCTCAACCTCGATGGCGGGACGGCCTCGACCCTGTCGGGCAAGGTACTGACCGCTGACCGGATCGATGCGCATAACCGCATCGGCGAGCCGCTGGCGGTCGCGCCCCGCGACATCGCTGCGGTGCCGGTGACTGGCGGCAAGGTGGTGCTGACCCTGCCGGCCAAGTCAGTGACCGTGGTGGCGCTGAAGTGACGCGCGGCTGATGCTGCCGATCGGGATCATCGGCTATGGCAAGATCGCCCGGGATCAGCATGTCCCGGCGATCACCGCCGATGGCCGGTTCCGCCTGACCGGCGCGGTTGACCCGCATGCCGTGTCGGGCGCGGTGCCGGTCCATCCTGATCTTGCCGCACTGCTCGCCGCCGATGCGCCGGCGGCGGTGGCGATCTGCACCCCGCCCGCCGCGCGCGTCGCAGTGGCGCGGGAGGCGATCGCGGCGGGGCTCCACGTGCTGCTGGAGAAACCGCCGGGCCTGACGCTCGCCGAGGTCGCCGAGCTCGAAACGCTGGCGCGGGATGCGGGCGTCACCCTGTTCACCGCCTGGCATTCGCAGGAGGCGGCCGGGGTCGATGCGGCGCGCGGCTGGCTGGCCGACCGCGCGATCGAGGCGGTGCGGGTGATCTGGAAGGAAGATATCCGCGTCTGGCATCCCGGGCAGGAATGGATCCTGGAGGCGGGCGGGTTTGGCGTGTTCGATCCCGGCATCAACGCGCTGTCGATCCTGACCGACATCCTGTCCGCGCCGCTGATCGTGGAATCAGCCGAACTGGCGGTGCCGAAGGGCCGGACGCAGCCGATCGCGGCGACGCTCGCGCTGCGCGGCGGCGCGGTGCCGGTCTCGGTCGAACTCGACTTCCTCCATCAGGGCGTGCAGCGCTGGGATATCGAGATCGATACGCCGGACGGCATGCTGAAGCTGGCGATGGGCGGTGCCGAGCTGACGATTGCGGGCAAGGCAGTCCCGGTGGGCAGGAATGTGGAATATCAGCGTCTCTATGCGCGCTTCGCCGACCTGGTGGCGCGCGGGGAGAGCGATGTGGATCCGGCCCCGTTGCGGCTGGTGGCCGAGGCGTTTGAACTTGGGGTGCGGCGCGAGGTGGAAGCGTTCGCGTTCACCTGACCCAGCCCTTCCCCGGCGAAGGCCGGGGCCCAGTTGGGTGAAGCTCTCGATCAATCGCTGAAGCCTTCCCGACTGGGCCCCGGCCTTCGCCGGGGAAGGGCAGGCAGGAGTCAGGTGATCCTTTCCGCAATCACCCCGGCGAACGGGCCGAGCCGCCATTGCTCGACCTCGCCCACCTGTTCGATCACGCGCCACGAGTCAGCCTCTTCGGGCACCCATTCCCGCGCCTCAACCGCAAAGTTGAACACACATAACAGCCGTTGCGCGCCAGAAACCCGCTCGAACGCCAGCACCGTCTCCGACGCTTCGATAAACCGGATCGCCCCTATCACCAGCGCGGGGTTCGCCTTGCGCATCACCAGCAGCCGCCGGGTCAGCGCGAGCATCGATGCCCCGTCCCGCTCCTGCCGGTCGACCGCCAGCGCCGCATGGTCCGGCCCGAAGGGCAACCATGGCTCAACCGTCGCAAACCCAAGCCCCGCCTCTCCGGCCACCCAGGGCATCGGCGTCCGCGCGCCGTCCCGGTCCAGAGTCAGCGGCCAGTTGGCGATCGCCTCCGGATCGCGCAGCCGGTCGAACGGGATATCGACCTGGGTCAGGCCAAGCTCCTCGCCCTGATAGAGGAAGATGTTACCGCGCAGCGCCATGAGCAGCAGCATCTTCATGCGCGCGAACGCCTGCTCATGCCCCGCCGGCGCCCAGCGCGACACGGCGCGCGGCGCATCGTGATTCTCGAACGCCCAGCTCGGCCAGCCAATGCCTGGCGTATCGGGCCAGCGTTCAAGCACCTCGCGCACCAGCGCCGGGGTCAGCGCCTTCGCGTACAGGAAGTTGAAGCCGTACGCCGTGTTCAGCCGGTGGTCGCCTTGCGTGAAGGCCTGCATCTCCGGCTCGACATTCGGGCCGCCGACCTCGGCCACGGTGAATCGATCCGGATAGGCGTCGGTCAGCGCACGCACCCGTTCGAGGAAGAGCGGAATATCGGGATGCGACTGGCTGTGGATGTGGAACTGGAAATCGAACGGGCGGGTACGGCGGCTGTTCGTCGGCGGCCTTGCCGGATTGTCGCGCAGCGCCGGATCGACCATCGCGCAGCTGATCGCGTCGAGCCTGAACCCGTCGACCCCGCGATCGAGCCAGAAGCGCGCGACGTCGAGCAGTGCGTCCTGCACCGCCGCCTCGTGCACGTTGAGCTGCGGCTGGCTGCTCAGGAAATTGTGCATGTAATATTGGCCGCGCCGTGCGTCCCAGGTCCAGCCCGGCCCGCCGAACACCGATTGCCAGTTGTTGGGCGGCGTGCCGTCCGCCTTCGCATCCGCCCAGACATACCAGTCGTGCCGGGCGTTGGCCCGGTCGCGACGACTCTCGGCGAACCAGCCATGCTCGTCCGAGGTATGGGCATAGACCTGGTCGACGATCACCTTCAGCCCGAGCGCATGGGCGCGGGCGACCAGCGCGTCGAAATCCGCCAGCGTGCCGAACAGCGGATCGACACCGCGATAGTCCGACACGTCATAGCCGAAATCCTTCATCGGCGACGGGAAGAAGGGCGACAGCCACACCGCATCGACGCCAAGCGACGCGACATGATCGAGATGCCCGGTGATGCCGGCGAGATCGCCCACCCCGTCGCCGTTCGAATCGGCGAAGCTTCGCGGATAGATCTGGTAGATCGCCGCCCCGCGCCACCACTCGCGCCCGCGTTCCGAACTGCTCAACGGCCTCTCCCTTGCGGCTACCGGTCCTTTTGCGCGCCGCGCCGGCCGGAAAGCAATGGCCGCACGCGAACGGGGATTGCCGGGGCGCCACGTCACTGACATCCTGCCCGGCAGAAGACAAAAAACATAAAACAGGGGGTTTGGAGCGAGTGACCGGGCGGCCGCGCCAGTCCCTGGCCGGACTGTGGAACATCTCGTTCGGATTCTTCGGGATCCAGGTCGCGTTCGGCCTGCAGAACGCGAACATCAGCCGCATCTTCCAGTCGCTCGGCAGCGATGTCGACACGCTGGCCCTGCTGTGGATCGCCGGGCCGATAACCGGGCTGATCGTTCAGCCGCTGATCGGCCATTTCAGCGA
This window encodes:
- a CDS encoding alpha-glucosidase family protein, which translates into the protein MSSSERGREWWRGAAIYQIYPRSFADSNGDGVGDLAGITGHLDHVASLGVDAVWLSPFFPSPMKDFGYDVSDYRGVDPLFGTLADFDALVARAHALGLKVIVDQVYAHTSDEHGWFAESRRDRANARHDWYVWADAKADGTPPNNWQSVFGGPGWTWDARRGQYYMHNFLSSQPQLNVHEAAVQDALLDVARFWLDRGVDGFRLDAISCAMVDPALRDNPARPPTNSRRTRPFDFQFHIHSQSHPDIPLFLERVRALTDAYPDRFTVAEVGGPNVEPEMQAFTQGDHRLNTAYGFNFLYAKALTPALVREVLERWPDTPGIGWPSWAFENHDAPRAVSRWAPAGHEQAFARMKMLLLMALRGNIFLYQGEELGLTQVDIPFDRLRDPEAIANWPLTLDRDGARTPMPWVAGEAGLGFATVEPWLPFGPDHAALAVDRQERDGASMLALTRRLLVMRKANPALVIGAIRFIEASETVLAFERVSGAQRLLCVFNFAVEAREWVPEEADSWRVIEQVGEVEQWRLGPFAGVIAERIT
- a CDS encoding alpha-L-arabinofuranosidase C-terminal domain-containing protein, which produces MAASKRLRTGARIALAAALVFASGAAWAQAREASVTVHADKPGPKVQREIFGQFAEHLGTGIYGGLWVGKNSRIPNSDGFRNDVIAALRAIKVPLIRWPGGCFADEYHWREGVGAKRPVKVNTHWGGVTEPNSVGTHEFMNFTELVGAEAYVSGNVGSGSPQEMADWVEYMTSPTASTLANERRANGRKEPWKLPYFGLGNELWGCGGNMRPDYAANETRRYATFVKAPANTKILKIASGASDSNYEWTDVMMRDAGDRIDGLGVHYYTVPDDWKRKGAATGFDEASWARTLSKTLLMDEYVTKHSAVMDKYDPERRVWLAVDEWGTWYDPTPGSNPGFLQQQNSLRDALVAAINLNIFTRHAERVKMANIAQMINVLQAMILTDGDKMVVTPTYQVFGMYVPWQDATQLPVDQTSPWYNKDQWTMASLNTSAVRGADGAVHVSLANLDPVNTLTVTLNLDGGTASTLSGKVLTADRIDAHNRIGEPLAVAPRDIAAVPVTGGKVVLTLPAKSVTVVALK
- a CDS encoding Gfo/Idh/MocA family oxidoreductase: MLPIGIIGYGKIARDQHVPAITADGRFRLTGAVDPHAVSGAVPVHPDLAALLAADAPAAVAICTPPAARVAVAREAIAAGLHVLLEKPPGLTLAEVAELETLARDAGVTLFTAWHSQEAAGVDAARGWLADRAIEAVRVIWKEDIRVWHPGQEWILEAGGFGVFDPGINALSILTDILSAPLIVESAELAVPKGRTQPIAATLALRGGAVPVSVELDFLHQGVQRWDIEIDTPDGMLKLAMGGAELTIAGKAVPVGRNVEYQRLYARFADLVARGESDVDPAPLRLVAEAFELGVRREVEAFAFT
- a CDS encoding FadR/GntR family transcriptional regulator, with translation MTPGQQPKGRRIHGTIAHDLGVEIVTGVYKPGDVLPGEIEFAEQLHVSRSVYREAVRMLMAKGLVESRPKAGTSVSPRSRWNLLDPDVLAWMFEGEPSEVFIRSLFELRMIVEPAAAALAAERRTGRELAQMGHALEEMGRYGLATPEGRVADQHFHHLILEATRNEPLTTLSSTIAAAVGWTTIFKQRNRKLPRDPLPEHQLLYDAIADANPEAARVAMADLIRRALEDTELAMEPGGG
- the gguC gene encoding GguC family protein — encoded protein: MRTSLVQFIDAGGTRGVAMLRGEQPPQRLVGVESVRALAEAALVAGNGLVDQAALAGYAGVVDLETVTLLSPIDHGDPAHLLLTGTGLTHLGSAEGRDKMHRSMTEAAQQTDSMRMFLMGVEGGKPGAGETGAQPEWFYKGNGEQLAAPGAPLRSPAFALDAGEEPEIAGIYLIDGEGNPVRLGFAIGNEFSDHVTERGNYLWLAHSKLRAAALGPELLLGDLPEDIRGTSRIVRNGETLWERPFVTGEANMSHSIANLEHHHFKYDLFRHPGDVHVHFFGTATLSFSEGIRTEPGDVFEIEAPPFRLPARNPIVIEPARDVRIRIL